The following nucleotide sequence is from Ferruginibacter lapsinanis.
TATAACGAAGATGAACCGATCATTTGGTGGAGCCCCAACCCACGCTTTGTTTTATTTCCAAAAAAATTGAGAATAAGTAAGAGTATGCAGACTGTTTTAAATAATGGTAAATTTCGCTTTACCATAAACAGAGCATTTACTCAGGTGATGCAGCATTGCAAAACAATCACTCGAAAAGATCAGGAAGGCACCTGGATACAGCCAGCTATCATAGACGCCTATACGAAATTACATGAATTGGGGTATGCTCACAGCGCTGAAGCCTGGCTTAATGGAGAGTTGGTGGGCGGGCTATATGGCATTAGAATAGGTAATATTTTTTTTGGAGAAAGTATGTTTAGCAAAGAAAATAACGCAAGCAAGTTTGCGTTTATGAAATATGTGCAATATTTAAAAAATGAAAATATAAAACTTATTGACTGCCAGGTATATACTGCACATTTGGAGAGCCTTGGCGCTGAAATGATCAATAGAAATGACTTTATTGCGCTTTTACAACGTGAAATCGGCTAGTTTCCTGCCAATTTTACTAATAAAATGTTAAGAGAAGTATATTCCCCCGTATAAATTGACATTTTTTACAACTTTTTTTATTGTCGGTGCAACATTTCTATAAAACTGTTTGTCTTAGTCCGAAATAACCTTTTTATCACAAAATCATTAATCAGATTAAAAAGAAAAAACATGAAAAAAGTATTAGTAGCTGCGTTTGCGTTAGTAAGTTTAACTGCAAGTGCACAAAAAGGAACCTTATTAGTAGCAGGTAATGTAAGCCTGGAAACCAGCAAATCTCCAGATGTACCTAACGACGAAAAATCAACTTCATTTGATTTTAACCCAACAGTAGGTTATCAATTCAATGATAATTGGACTGCTGGTGTTGTAGCAGAAGTAGGAACTACAAAAAATACAAGCAATACAAATGTTGTTACTAAATACAGCAGCTTTGGTGTAGGTCCATTTGTTCGTTACACTCAAACATTATCTAACATTTTCTCTTTGTATGGTCAATTACAAGGTGTATTTGGAACTAGTAAAGTTGGTAGCACAAAAGTAGGAACATCTACAGCTATAGCTTTAACTCCTGCAGCTTTCATCAACTTGAAAAATGGCTTTGGTTTAAACTTTGATTTTGGTGGTCTTGGTTTCAGTTCTACAAAACCAACTGGTGGTAGTGCATCAACTGGTTTTGGTGTAACTTTTGGAAAAACAATGAACATTGGTATCCAAAAAAACTTCTCTCTTACAAAGAAGAAATAATTTTAGCCAATTAAAATAATAAAAAAGTCGAACAATAAATTGTTCGACTTTTTTATTACATGATATTTTATTATTTCCCGAATTTCTGCTTCAATGCAGCCAATGCATCACCGATAGGCATATCCGCCACACTTTTTTGTTGGGCCAATTTGGGCTGATTCCCAAACTTTGGTTTTAAGCCCCTTGCAGGAGCCTCTTCCGTTTGCTTTATAGATAAAGCAATACGCTTACGAACAACATCCACATCTGTCACTTTTACTTTTACTTGCTGATTCAGCTTCAACACTTCATTGGGATCAGTAATATATTTATGAGATATCTCAGATACATGCACTAATCCATCTTGTTTTACACCAATATCAATGAATGCGCCAAACCTGGTAATATTAGTTACTACACCAGGTACTTCCATTCCTATTTTCACATCTTCAATACTGTAAATATTAGCAAATTCAAAAACCTGTACATCACTACGGGGGTCCAATCCTGGTTTTTTCAATTCATTCAAAATATCCTTTACCGTTAGTTCCCCGATTTGCTCTGTAGCATATTTTTTGGCATCTACAGATTTCAATAACTCTTCCTTTCCTATCAATGTATTCACCTCCACATTCAGATCCTTTGCCATCATTTCAACAATGCCGTATGCTTCCGGATGAACAGCACTTGCATCCAATATATCTTCGCCATCTTTTATACGCAAAAAACCGGCACATTGCTCATACGCTTTACCTCCCAAACGAGGTACTTTTAACAATTGTTTGCGACTACTGAATTTTCCAATTTCATTTCTATACTTAACAATATTATCAGCCAGTGTACCGCCTATACCACTTACATAACTCAATAAATGTTTGCTGGCGGTGTTCAGGTTTACCCCTACATTGTTTACACAACTAACCACTGTCGCATCCAGTTTCTCTTTTAGTCTGAATTGGTTAACATCATGCTGATATTGCCCAACGCCAATACTTTTTGGATCAAGTTTTACGAGTTCTGCCAATGGATCCATTAATCGGCGTCCAATACTTACCGCACCACGTACTGTAATATCCTCATTAGGAAATTCTTCTCTGGCAATCTCAGAAGCTGAATAAATAGATGCCCCATCTTCATTTACTAAAAATACCGGCAACCCCAGATCTAATTTTTTTATGAATTGCTCTGTTTCTCTTCCGGCTGTACCATCACCGATCGCAAATACTTCAATTCCGTATTGTTGTACTAAATTTTTAATTTTTATTTCTTCCGCCATCACCCTGTTATTTTCATGCGGAAAGATCAGATCAGTTTTTTGCAGATCTCCCTTTTCATCCAGACATACAACTTTGCAACCTGTTCTGTATCCCGGATCGATAGCTAAAATTCTTTTACTACCTAAAGGAGAGGATAATAATAACTGACGCAAATTTTCTGCAAATACATTGATCGCATCTTCGTCAGCTTTTGTCTTTAACGTTGTACGATATTCTGTTTCTAAACTTGGTTGCAGTAATCTCCGATAAGCATCTTTAACCGCTTTACGCAATTGATCGCTGCAGGTGCTCATTCCTTTGATATAAAGCTCTTCAATCAATTCAATTGCCCGTTCTTCCTCCGGACTAATTGCGATGCGTAAAAAGCCTTCTAAAAATCCACGAAGTACTGCTAGTATTCTATGAGATGGAACTTTTGCAATTGGTTCACTAAAATCAAAATAATCTTTATACTTCGCTGCCTCTGTTTCTTTATCCGTTACCACTTTACTTTGCAATGTAGCTTCATTCTCAAACAGCTTACGCAATTTCGCTCTTACTATTGCATCTTCATTTATCGTTTCTGCAATGATATCTCTTGCTCCCTGCAATGCAGCATCACCGTCAACCACTTTTTCATTAATATATTTTGCTGCTTCTGCTAATAGGTCAACATCCTTTTGATCCAGCAACAGATCTGCCAACGGCTGCAATCCATTCTCTCTTGCTGTTTGCGCTTTTGTTTTACGTTTTGGTTTGAAAGGCAGATAAATATCTTCCAGCTCTGCAATTGTTGTAGCCTTATCTATTTTTGTCTGCAAAGCCTCTGTCATTTTCTCCTGCTCAGTAATTGTTTTTTCAATGAATGCTTTACGTTCCGTAAATTCTTTTAAGAACTTGGCTTCATCCTGTATTTTTTGGATCTGTACTTCATCCAATGCACCAGTCTTATCTTTACGATAACGGGCTATAAAGGGAACGGTAGCTGCTTCTGCCAACAGACCTAATACGGCCTCAACCTGCTGTGTTTTAAGCGATAATTTCGCCGCTATATCTTTTGAAAATTCTATCATAATTAAATTTGTATGCTATCAAAATGGGTTGCGAAAATAATGGTGTAAGTGGAAAGAAAAAATTTTAATAAATGAAATGTGAACAACTTATTAATTCATTTTGTAACTAGTAGATATACAGGTGATTTTTGTTTTTGACAATTTATATTTTACTTTTTGCATCAAGGCAAAAAAGTAAATTAAAACACCAACTTCTTCTCCGGATACGCCTCTACAAAAGAATAAATACTATTCCGTATGGTATCATTATCCTGATAAGGTTGTAAAAATTCTTTCAGATCATCAACAGACTCAATTGATAGAGATGCTGGTAAATACCCCATCCCCCAAAAGCATCCTTTCTCGATCAATAAACACAATTTTTCGTTTGCCTGCTTCCCATCATCCAGTACAGCAAATGTTGGTAATCGCTTATTCAATGCAGCCATTGCCTTAATAATTTTTTTATTATATGATTTTACAGTACCTGCTAACTCCTTATCCTCCTCAGTAAAAGACATCTTATTTAAAAAACAAAGTTTTTCATTGAGTTCAAATTCTTCCAGCATCTTTCTCAATAATATGATGCCTTCGTGCAGAGAATTGAAATAATACAATGCCGGTATATTTTTTCTCTTCTTATCAATCGCTAAACGCATATATCCCATACTATCCTCAAACGTATACAATGCATATTTCTGCAAAGGTTGTTTCTGACTTTTATTATACTTAGGCCACAAACGCTTTATCTCCGCACTTTCCAATACGATGGCCTCTAACTCTGTTGCACATTCTTTAAAACTTATTTTACAAACATGCAATAAAAAATTCTGCCGCTTTCTTTCAGCATCATTCACTGTAAAATGACTGCTCACTCTTTTCTTAATATTCACCGCCTTGCCTACATAAATTATTTTACCTTTTATATTGTGAAAATAATAGACTCCAGGAGATGCCGGTAATTTTGTGATATCCGATTTTTGTAACCCGGGTGGCAACCATTGTTCGCCGGAAGTTTTCTTCAACATCTGATCAATATGCGGTTGTGCATTATTAGCCAACAAATGTTCTAATAATAACACCGTTGCTTTTGCATCACCACCTGCTCTATGACGATTGCTGATAGGTATTTGTAATTGTCGGCATAAATTTCCTAAACTATATGACTTCAGATCAGGCACCACTTTTCGGGCCAGACGTACGGTACACAATTTTCGGGGAGATAACACAAAACCATTTGCCTTTAACTGGTGGTTGACAAAAGAGTAATCAAAATTTACACTGTGCGCTACAAAAATATTGTCCTTTAATACTTCATATAATGTTTCTGCTATTTCATGAAATGCCGGCGCTTCCGCCACCATCGCATTATCGATACCAGTTAATGTAGTAATATGGTAAGGTATTTTTTGTTGCGGATTGATCAACGTTTCAAAATGCTTTACCACTCTTGTTCCATCATGCACATACACCGCAATTTCGGTAATGCCGTTTGCAGAAGCATAGCCGCCGGTTGTTTCAATATCTACGATCGCATACATCCTTACAAAGATAGAAATACTAAATTAATTAGTAAATATATTTTTTATGTTGCCGGCAGTACCCCTTTCCTCAACATCGTTGTGTCACTCCCTTGTACCACATAGTATTATTGAACTTTTTTTAAGAGATTAAGCGATCATTTAATACTGATTTTCAGGCTACTAATCACTGTAAAAAAAATGACCATGGTCAGTTAAAAACATAACCACCATAATTGTTTTGGACAACACTGCACAATACATTTAATAGTAATTTTTTTACCATGAAAACTTAAAGCTATGAAAAAGATATTTTTAATACCTGCCACTCTATTCTTGATCTTTTTAGTTCAAAGTTGTAGTGCTCCAAAGCACACAGTAACTGCACCCGTAGCCCCACGAATTATAGAAAAAGAAAGGATCATTAATAAATCGTTTGAATCCATTTGGCAAAGTACGATCGAGCTACTAGCTACTTATAACATGCCTATCAAAAACCTTGATAAGGCATCAGGGTTTATTTCAACAGAATATAAACAGATCACTGGTGTGCCTTCGCAATATGCCAGCTGTACTGGCGCAAGCTCTACTTTTATGGGCAAAGTGGAATTGACCAATCACGGCGGAAATTTAAATGTAATGTTGAAAAGGATCTCTGATGATTCAACTAAAGTAACTGTCAATTGTTTTTACAGTTGTATGAAAAACAAATACAAGTATGCTAATATACTCAGCACTACTTATGTTTTAGAATCAACAGAAAGAATAGATTGCGAAACTACCGGACTACTGGAAAGAGCAATATTGGATTATGTGTCTAGTAAATAAAATACGACAACGTTTAAAGCGTTGCCATATCTATAACGAATAGATACTGTAGATCCTGTGGATTTATCTCTCTTTGTTCAA
It contains:
- the aat gene encoding leucyl/phenylalanyl-tRNA--protein transferase, whose protein sequence is MYLLNEKIFFPPVENTDDEGIVAVGGDLSTERLLLAYRSGIFPWYNEDEPIIWWSPNPRFVLFPKKLRISKSMQTVLNNGKFRFTINRAFTQVMQHCKTITRKDQEGTWIQPAIIDAYTKLHELGYAHSAEAWLNGELVGGLYGIRIGNIFFGESMFSKENNASKFAFMKYVQYLKNENIKLIDCQVYTAHLESLGAEMINRNDFIALLQREIG
- a CDS encoding porin family protein; its protein translation is MKKVLVAAFALVSLTASAQKGTLLVAGNVSLETSKSPDVPNDEKSTSFDFNPTVGYQFNDNWTAGVVAEVGTTKNTSNTNVVTKYSSFGVGPFVRYTQTLSNIFSLYGQLQGVFGTSKVGSTKVGTSTAIALTPAAFINLKNGFGLNFDFGGLGFSSTKPTGGSASTGFGVTFGKTMNIGIQKNFSLTKKK
- a CDS encoding Tex family protein, with protein sequence MIEFSKDIAAKLSLKTQQVEAVLGLLAEAATVPFIARYRKDKTGALDEVQIQKIQDEAKFLKEFTERKAFIEKTITEQEKMTEALQTKIDKATTIAELEDIYLPFKPKRKTKAQTARENGLQPLADLLLDQKDVDLLAEAAKYINEKVVDGDAALQGARDIIAETINEDAIVRAKLRKLFENEATLQSKVVTDKETEAAKYKDYFDFSEPIAKVPSHRILAVLRGFLEGFLRIAISPEEERAIELIEELYIKGMSTCSDQLRKAVKDAYRRLLQPSLETEYRTTLKTKADEDAINVFAENLRQLLLSSPLGSKRILAIDPGYRTGCKVVCLDEKGDLQKTDLIFPHENNRVMAEEIKIKNLVQQYGIEVFAIGDGTAGRETEQFIKKLDLGLPVFLVNEDGASIYSASEIAREEFPNEDITVRGAVSIGRRLMDPLAELVKLDPKSIGVGQYQHDVNQFRLKEKLDATVVSCVNNVGVNLNTASKHLLSYVSGIGGTLADNIVKYRNEIGKFSSRKQLLKVPRLGGKAYEQCAGFLRIKDGEDILDASAVHPEAYGIVEMMAKDLNVEVNTLIGKEELLKSVDAKKYATEQIGELTVKDILNELKKPGLDPRSDVQVFEFANIYSIEDVKIGMEVPGVVTNITRFGAFIDIGVKQDGLVHVSEISHKYITDPNEVLKLNQQVKVKVTDVDVVRKRIALSIKQTEEAPARGLKPKFGNQPKLAQQKSVADMPIGDALAALKQKFGK
- a CDS encoding exonuclease domain-containing protein, yielding MYAIVDIETTGGYASANGITEIAVYVHDGTRVVKHFETLINPQQKIPYHITTLTGIDNAMVAEAPAFHEIAETLYEVLKDNIFVAHSVNFDYSFVNHQLKANGFVLSPRKLCTVRLARKVVPDLKSYSLGNLCRQLQIPISNRHRAGGDAKATVLLLEHLLANNAQPHIDQMLKKTSGEQWLPPGLQKSDITKLPASPGVYYFHNIKGKIIYVGKAVNIKKRVSSHFTVNDAERKRQNFLLHVCKISFKECATELEAIVLESAEIKRLWPKYNKSQKQPLQKYALYTFEDSMGYMRLAIDKKRKNIPALYYFNSLHEGIILLRKMLEEFELNEKLCFLNKMSFTEEDKELAGTVKSYNKKIIKAMAALNKRLPTFAVLDDGKQANEKLCLLIEKGCFWGMGYLPASLSIESVDDLKEFLQPYQDNDTIRNSIYSFVEAYPEKKLVF